The DNA region AGTCGAGGTTCCAGAAGGGGCAGCCGCCCGTGTTCGTACGGGTCCAGCCGCTCTCGCCGTAGCGGTTCTCGGAGGACCGGGGGATGGGGGAGGGGTACGACTGCAGCACGATCCGGTAGTCGGAGGCCGCGTAGCCGGCGCCGGACATCACGGCGCGGATCTCGTCGACCGCCTTGCCGACGTTCGCCATCACGCCGTCGATCTTCGCGTCGACGACGCCCTGCTGGTCGTCGTGGCAGTAGGAGTACCAGACGATGTAGTCGGTGGCGCAGGTGGTGATGATGTCGGCGAAGCCCAGGTCGTTGCCGCCGATGGAGAGCGCGATCAGCTTCACGTCACGGGTGGCGGCGACGGCCGCGAGCCGGTCGGCCTGCGGGGCCTCGCCCTTGTAGGACACGCCGCCGGAGACGGAGCGGAAGACGTTCTTCGTCGTGGCCCCGGAGCAGGCGAGGTTGATCTGCTCGGTGGTGAGCGCGCCCGCGCTGTTCACCTCGGCCGAGTCGGAGCGGTGACAGCCGTTGGCCTCGGAGCTGCCGTAGACCCGGCTGGGGTCGTACGTGCTGCCGGTCCAGGCCCGGTCGGTGCCGGTGCGGCTGCCGCTGGTGGTCAGGCTGTTGCCCTGCCAGCGGCCGGCCTCGCCGGAGATGTAGCTGTCGCCCATGGTGACGACGGCGGTGGGACCGCTGCCGGGGGAGGCCAGGGCGGGGGAGGGCGCCAGGGTGACGAGGCCGGCGGCCAGGCACAGGGGGAGCAGTCCGCGCAGCGCGCGGTGGCGGAACGAAGGCATGGCTGTGCTCCTGCGGGATGCGGTGCGCAGTGAGTGGGGGACAGCCGCCGGCCGGTGGCATGGCGGAATTTCGCATGCGCCGGCTTGTTACCGCTAGGTAGTTGCATATCTCGGTTGCGTCACGTGACTTGTGAAACGCCATGGATCGAAAAACGTGCAAACGGCGAAGACCCCGCCGCCGGCGCTGCGTGCGCCGGGGGCGGGGTCGGTCCTACGGCCCGTCAGGGCGAGCTGTTCGGCCGCTGTGCGGTCAGCCGACCAGCTGGTCGTACGCGGGGAGGGTCAGGAAGTCCGCGTAGTCGGCGTCCAGGGAGACGTGCAGCAGGAGGTCGTGTGCCTGCTGCCACTTTCCGGCCGCGAAGGCCTCGTCGCCGATCTCCTCGCGGATCGCGGCCAGCTC from Streptomyces fradiae includes:
- a CDS encoding GDSL-type esterase/lipase family protein — encoded protein: MPSFRHRALRGLLPLCLAAGLVTLAPSPALASPGSGPTAVVTMGDSYISGEAGRWQGNSLTTSGSRTGTDRAWTGSTYDPSRVYGSSEANGCHRSDSAEVNSAGALTTEQINLACSGATTKNVFRSVSGGVSYKGEAPQADRLAAVAATRDVKLIALSIGGNDLGFADIITTCATDYIVWYSYCHDDQQGVVDAKIDGVMANVGKAVDEIRAVMSGAGYAASDYRIVLQSYPSPIPRSSENRYGESGWTRTNTGGCPFWNLDSDWARDSLVPQIANRLKAVATAKGAQFLDLRDMLQGREVCAKASKQVTSTVPASATSSEWARWIDQNETQGPLQEDMHPNYYGQLALGRCLALINARPTGNFGCRNTAGTGASGMYLTTG